In Scylla paramamosain isolate STU-SP2022 chromosome 17, ASM3559412v1, whole genome shotgun sequence, one DNA window encodes the following:
- the LOC135108398 gene encoding galactose-1-phosphate uridylyltransferase-like isoform X1 — MDMKGKEAAFDPTEHQHVRFNPLRGDWVLVSPHRMKRPWAGQVEPPPQDDLPDHDPTNPLCPGVSRPSGVVNPNYTSTFVFNNDFPALLEEVPSPPEAPGEELLQWGPARGCCRVMCFHPKTSVTLPTMTQDEVRNVVDRWVAETEELGQKYEWVQIFENKGATMGCSNPHPHCQIWASSFLPSEAMLEDMHQKQYFLKHGTRLLHDYTTKELQQKERIVLEQEDWLVVVPHWAVWPYETLVLPRRPVSRITQLTFSERDGLACLIRRLTAKYDNLFQCSFPYSMGWHGAPTGCHLQEKGEGLDVSDYWVLHAHYYPPLLRSATVKKFMVGYEMLAQAQRDLTPEQAARTLRDLPDVHYKCRKD, encoded by the exons ATGGacatgaagggaaaggaggcagCCTTTGATCCAACAG AGCACCAGCATGTAAGGTTCAACCCACTTCGAGGGGACTGGGTGTTGGTGTCACCGCACCGTATGAAGCGACCATGGGCGGGCCAAGTGGAGCCCCCACCTCAGGATGACCTCCCAGACCATGACCCCACCAACCCTCTGTGTCCTGGGGTGTCTAGACCCAGTGGTGTG GTGAACCCAAACTACACTTCAACTTTTGTATTCAACAACGACTTCCCAGCACTCCTGGAGGAGGTGCCATCACCACCGGAGGCCCCTGGGGAAGAGCTATTGCAGTGGGGACCAGCACGGGGTTGCTGCAGGGTAATGTGCTTCCACCCTAAGACTTCTGTCACACTGCCCACCATGACCCAGGATGAAGTCAGGAATGTAGTAGACAG GTGGGTGGCAGAGACAGAGGAACTGGGCCAGAAGTATGAATGGGTGCAGATATTTGAGAATAAAGGAGCCACCATGGGCTGCTCTAACCCCCATCCACACTGCCAG ATCTGGGCCTCTTCTTTCTTGCCCAGTGAAGCCATGCTAGAGGACATGCACCAGAAACAGTACTTCTTGAAGCACGGCACCCGCCTCCTGCATGACTACACAACTAAGGAACTGCAACAAAAG GAGCGAATAGTTCTGGAGCAAGAAGACTGGTTGGTGGTAGTGCCTCACTGGGCAGTGTGGCCATATGAGACACTTGTGCTGCCCCGCCGGCCTGTGTCACGTATCACCCAACTCACATTCAGTGAGAGAGATGGGCTGGCCTGTCTCATACGGCGCCTGACAGCCAAGTATGACAATCTCTTCCAGTGCTCCTTCCCATACTCCATGGGATGGCATG GAGCTCCTACTGGTTGTCACCTGCAAGAGAAAGGTGAGGGTTTGGATGTGAGTGACTACTGGGTGCTCCATGCCCACTATTACCCTCCACTGCTGCGATCAGCAACTGTCAAGAAGTTCATGGTTGGCTATGAGATGCTTGCCCAGGCCCAGCGTGACCTGACCCCAGAGCAGGCAGCACGCACCCTGAGGGACCTGCCTGACGTACATTACAAGTGCAGGAAGGATTGA
- the LOC135108398 gene encoding galactose-1-phosphate uridylyltransferase-like isoform X2 produces the protein MKRPWAGQVEPPPQDDLPDHDPTNPLCPGVSRPSGVVNPNYTSTFVFNNDFPALLEEVPSPPEAPGEELLQWGPARGCCRVMCFHPKTSVTLPTMTQDEVRNVVDRWVAETEELGQKYEWVQIFENKGATMGCSNPHPHCQIWASSFLPSEAMLEDMHQKQYFLKHGTRLLHDYTTKELQQKERIVLEQEDWLVVVPHWAVWPYETLVLPRRPVSRITQLTFSERDGLACLIRRLTAKYDNLFQCSFPYSMGWHGAPTGCHLQEKGEGLDVSDYWVLHAHYYPPLLRSATVKKFMVGYEMLAQAQRDLTPEQAARTLRDLPDVHYKCRKD, from the exons ATGAAGCGACCATGGGCGGGCCAAGTGGAGCCCCCACCTCAGGATGACCTCCCAGACCATGACCCCACCAACCCTCTGTGTCCTGGGGTGTCTAGACCCAGTGGTGTG GTGAACCCAAACTACACTTCAACTTTTGTATTCAACAACGACTTCCCAGCACTCCTGGAGGAGGTGCCATCACCACCGGAGGCCCCTGGGGAAGAGCTATTGCAGTGGGGACCAGCACGGGGTTGCTGCAGGGTAATGTGCTTCCACCCTAAGACTTCTGTCACACTGCCCACCATGACCCAGGATGAAGTCAGGAATGTAGTAGACAG GTGGGTGGCAGAGACAGAGGAACTGGGCCAGAAGTATGAATGGGTGCAGATATTTGAGAATAAAGGAGCCACCATGGGCTGCTCTAACCCCCATCCACACTGCCAG ATCTGGGCCTCTTCTTTCTTGCCCAGTGAAGCCATGCTAGAGGACATGCACCAGAAACAGTACTTCTTGAAGCACGGCACCCGCCTCCTGCATGACTACACAACTAAGGAACTGCAACAAAAG GAGCGAATAGTTCTGGAGCAAGAAGACTGGTTGGTGGTAGTGCCTCACTGGGCAGTGTGGCCATATGAGACACTTGTGCTGCCCCGCCGGCCTGTGTCACGTATCACCCAACTCACATTCAGTGAGAGAGATGGGCTGGCCTGTCTCATACGGCGCCTGACAGCCAAGTATGACAATCTCTTCCAGTGCTCCTTCCCATACTCCATGGGATGGCATG GAGCTCCTACTGGTTGTCACCTGCAAGAGAAAGGTGAGGGTTTGGATGTGAGTGACTACTGGGTGCTCCATGCCCACTATTACCCTCCACTGCTGCGATCAGCAACTGTCAAGAAGTTCATGGTTGGCTATGAGATGCTTGCCCAGGCCCAGCGTGACCTGACCCCAGAGCAGGCAGCACGCACCCTGAGGGACCTGCCTGACGTACATTACAAGTGCAGGAAGGATTGA
- the LOC135108662 gene encoding histone-lysine N-methyltransferase SETD1B-like, translating into MHLLVPCAGARRCVALVTAGGSMDDAADTRRRISIIVSQTYQERRRHVVFSSVTPTDSLVTFPSHPDHSFQHLRRLHHKGVQAVVEVVEGACQTEVRVPWSRWVETTPPTLPCHDEDAPPVTISQEVLDRVEAAVQETAAVDVLSDDWGQLGLVDRSTALLLRPFNMPGKGISLTHLSPSQDEDQEGEGEKAPYKEEGEDEEEEEEEEPSSPDILKLQMLQRKMMRRIHERRMAARAAETVVQRFSRHYHARLAALGEGRDTAGGEGDGEQGTKDEKEEEEEEKVEEGSLVEDVQKKEEDDEDEEYESIGTPSVIVPSDDEAW; encoded by the exons ATGCACTTGTTGGTTCCCTGTGCAGGAGCGCGTCGGTGCGTCGCCTTGGTAACGGCAGGCGGCAGCATGGACGATGCGGCGGACACCAGACGGAGG ATTAGCATCATCGTGTCCCAGACGTACCAGGAGCGTCGCCGGCACGTGGTGTTCAGCAGTGTGACACCCACGGACAGTCTGGtgaccttcccttcccacccgGACCATAGCTTCCAGCACTTGCGCCGCTTGCACCACAAGGGCGTGCAG gctgtggtggaggtggtggaaggggcGTGCCAGACCGAGGTGCGGGTGCCATGGAGCAGATGGGTGGAGACGACGCCCCCCACCCTCCCATGCCATGACGAGGACGCCCCCCCAGTGACCATCTCCCAGGAGGTGCTGGACAG GGTGGAGGCAGCCGTGCAGGAGACCGCAGCTGTGGACGTGCTGAGCGACGATTGGGGTCAGCTAGGGCTGGTTGACCGCTCCACTGCCCTCCTCCTGCGACCCTTCAACATGCCCGGCAAAGGGATCTCCCTGacccacctctccccctccc AGGATGAGGACCAGGAGGGGGAAGGCGAGAAGGCCCCGtacaaggaggaaggggaggacgaggaggaggaggaggaggaggaaccgtcTTCACCCGACATTCTGAAGTTACAAATGTTGCAG AGGAAAATGATGCGTCGGATCCACGAGCGGAGGATGGCGGCGCGGGCGGCGGAGACCgtggtgcagcgcttcagccgCCACTACCACGCCCGCCTTGCTGCCCTGGGCGAGGGGCGGGACACAGCGGGCGGGGAGGGGGACGGGGAGCAGGGCAccaaagacgagaaggaggaagaagaagaggaaaaagtggaagaaggaagttTGGTGGAGGACgtgcagaagaaggaagaggacgacgaggaTGAGGAGTACGAATCCATAGGAACGCCAAGTGTGATCGTGCCCTCAGACGATGAGGCGTGGtga